GACACAGGACACAGAACCAGGGACACCGGACAGAAGACACAACCCATGCTCATCCCAATAACTCGCAAAACCTTTGAACAGCTCATCCCCGCCGTTGCCACCGGCGCTCAATATGCTTACTATTCCGGCAAGTTTCCAGATTTCTTAAAGCGGCTGTTAATTTCTGTGGTTGCCGTCGTGGTGATTTCGCTGCTGGGACTTGCACTCGGCAACGGCGGTGGCGGCGGCCTGGTATTTTTATTAGGGATCACCGCAAGCCTTTACTGGCTGTGGGGTCCCGTTGCTGTGGCTAGTTTCCGCAATGTTGAATGCCGGCGTTATCAGTATGCTGGATTTTGGCAAGGACGAGTTCTGGATGTTTATTTCACAGATGATTTAATCGGTCAAGAGGAAACCGTCAATACAAGAGGAGACCTCGTGATCGTGGAAAATCGAGAGCGCCGGCTGAATTTAGAAGTCGGAGATAAAACGGGGTTTTCCACCCAAATGCAAGTGCCCCTGCGTAAAGAACACGAAAAGATCGTTAAAGGTCAAGTGGCGCTGATGTTGGTAATGTCCAATCAACCGGATTTAAGCCGAATTTCCAAATACTCAGACATTTACATTCCCAATAAGAATATTTGGGTGAGTGACTATCCTTACCTGCGGCGGGATGAGTTTATCGATATCAGCCGGCAGTTACGCGAAGCCAAGCGCAAGCGGCAATCAGGGACTAGGGATAGGGACTAGGGATGAGGGATGAATTGCACTCAATGCCCAATCCCCCATGCCCCATGCTCCATGCCCATTCCCTATATCTCATGACATTGCTGTATTCGTCTCTTGACCGTATGCCTGCCATGCCAGATCTACCAGTCCGTTAACAATGGCAACTGCAACCACCGCACTGCCTTTACGTCCCTCAATGCGAATGTGAGGAACTAGGGAGTCATTGAGACGCCCTTTTGCAACATCCACATCCACAAATCCAGAGGGCGTGCCAATAACTAGAGCCGGCCTGATTTCCTCGGCTTCAATTAATTCAACGAGTGTCGTCAAAGCCGTTTGCGCCTGTCCCACCACAAAAATTCCCTCTGGATAGCGTCTGGCTAGGGTTTCAATGCCCCAAGCCGCACGCGTTCTTTCTTTTTGAGGCCGCGTAATGGCTTCCATGCTGCAATACACGGGATTGGCAAAGGTCGTCTGAATCAGGGGTGCAATGCCAACCTGCACCATTGGCACATCCACCACAATAGTCGTGCGGGCCGCTAATGCTGCGGCACCGGCTTGCAGGGCTTGCTCAGAAAAGCCGATCAAAGACTTGTATTCAAAATCGGCGGTTGCGTAAATCACCCGACGCACAATTTCGTACTCTGCCGGTGAAAAAACGTGATCGCCTATTTCTCGATCAATAATTCCCAGACTTTGGGCGTCGCTTATATGCCATTCCATCTTGAATCGCGGCATGAAACTCGCGTTAAACCCTGCCGGGTTATAACGGCAGAGGGATGCCGTACCTCCAAACTAAAGTTTACGCGATTCCTTCGCAAAAGCTACACACTAACCCTACAGGATATACTTTTTGCTTAAATACGGTAGGTTATGGCTGTGGCTAAGACAATGTAGCGCCGGCGTCCCTGCCTGCCTTTTAAAGCCGGTGAAAGACTGATTAACTGATCAGTTTTCAGCAGCTCAAGTCATTCGGGACGCTCGGATCTACAGAGAGAGAAATCCTTTGCCGGTCTTGTGCGCCACACTGCCTCTAGGTTTCAGAATTTGCAGAAGACTGTCTTAGCATCGGCGTTAGGTAAGCCACCAAGGCACCCAGAACAAACCCAATAATATTGCGGAATAAAGGCAGCCACTCCGAGGTACGGGTGATCACCGGCCCGATCCCAAAAGCGATGAACAAGATGCCCCACAGCGGCGAGAAAATTAACGCCCACTGCCATGCAAATACTTTTCCATCACGGGGTTGAGCGGCAAATCCGCAGATAATCCCACCCAGTACGGAAGTAATCAGGGTGAGAATCCATTGCTCTCTAGGCAATCCCGGCACAACCCGACAGCCACCCTGACGCAAACAAGTTTCTATCGACGCTAAAGATTGAAGGATCGCTTGATCTTCGCCCTCCTCCCTGACAAAGAACTGATTGCCGAAGCGCGTTTGCAACTCGATCCAGAAAGTGCGCGGCAGCAGGGGGTAAAGTTCATCACCAACGTTAAAATTCAGCAAATTGCCGCCACGCGGATCGGCAACGAGCAGAACGCTTTTATTATCTAGATTCCAAAACTTTTTCACCGCACGACCCGGTGTCCGGTCATATTGAGTTAAAACTCTCAGTTTCCAGCCGGTTTCGGCTTCAAATTGCTCTAAGTCTTTGTCTAGTGTTGCTTCCTGATTGTCGGTGAGAGATTTGGCCAAATCAATCACGGCTGTCTGAGTGTCGGGCAGCAAGTCGGGATTTTCGTAAGCATAAGCAGCCGGTGCAAATGCCCAAACCGATAGAGCCAGGATGAATGCAGTGACAGATATTAAAAGTCTTTGAGGAAAACGTATTTGCATGGGAAGTTCTAAAGGAATCTCTAAGGTGGACGCTAATGCTTTGTTTTAAAGGTTAATAGAAAGATAACATTTCTTTACACTATTTTAATTTAGTCTCAAACACAGAACCCCGGCAAAATGCCGAAGCGCCCTAGATGCGGCAGAATTAAGAGCATTCCCATGCCCCACACCCTATGTCCGACGCCCAAAGATTTCGCACTTATCGCACCGTGATCCTTATCCTCTCGCTCCTGATGGTTCCTTTGGGATTGGCGACGAAGGTGTATCAAGGGCCATTCAGCGGATGGGTCTATGATTATGCCGGCGATGTTGTTTACGAAGCCTTCTGGATCTTGGTGGGAGTTTTCATTTGGCCCAAAGTGCTGCCGATGAAGGTCGCATCCGCAGTCTTTATCATCACCTCAGGGATCGAGTTCCTCCAGTTGTGGCAGCCGGCCTTTTTGCAAGCCTTTCGCGCAACAACTCTGGGCAAACTTCTGCTAGGTACAACCTTTGTTTGGTGGGATTTCCCGCACTACTTTATCGGATGTCTTCTCACCTGGTTGGCCGTGCGATATCTCAAATCGAAGCTTGTGCCGGTACGGGAAGAAACAACACCCACAAGCCGGTAGAGAAGCTCACTTTTCACAGCATTATTCAGATTGCTGTGGGAAAATGGCAGTTGTCCAGAACCTTCATGTTATTACTCGAATGTTGGAGCCAATTGTAGAAAATGTATAGGAAACAGGGGACATTGTACATGGACATAAATTTTGACCAATCAGAGTATGAGCTTCGTTGCGAGTGGGGTGAGCAAGGCGTTGTTAAGTTAGCTCCAGTTAGTGATGTAGTGGTCATTGTCGATATTTTGTCTTTTTCAACCTGCGTTGACATCGCAACTAATAATGGAGCCATAATCTTTCCCTACCGATGGAAGGATAAATCAGCCGTCGATTATGCTTTGTCTGTAAATGCAGAACTGGCAAGTTTTAACCGCAAATTAAAAGAAAGCTACTCGCTTTCACCTGTCTCCCTGATTGATATTCCGGCTGGAACTAAGCTTGTCTTGCCTTCACCCAATGGTGCCACTCTTACTTTGAACACAGGATCTACGACGACACTAGCCGGGTGCTTGCGAAACAGCAAAGCGATCGCACAGTTTGCGATGGCTCATGGAACTAGGATTGCTATTGTCCCAGCTGGTGAGCGGTGGCCTGATGGGAGTTTACGACCTGCTTTGGAAGACCTAATTGGAGCAGGTGCAATTCTCAACTTCTTGGATGGACAATTATCACCGGAGGCAGAAGCCGCTGTGGCAGTATTTCGCCGCTGGGAAGATGATCTTCTTACAGCTCTGAGAAGATGTAGTTCGGGTAAAGAGTTAACAGTGCGAGGATTTCCACAGGACATCGAGCTTGCTGCTGCGTTTAATGTCAGTAACTCTGTTCCCTTATTCACTCATAACGCTTATGTTAAAAGATTGGCCTAAAGAGTCTCAATCAAGAAGGATTCGAGAGAAGTAGTATTATAATTTTGCGCTTTTTGTAAAGTAATTTTACTGAATTGGCGTTCTAGCTGCCGGAGATTTTAACAAAAAATCTTTAGTTGTTAAGTGTAAAATCAATTAAAAATGTCATTAATATATTATTTTAAATTAAACTAAAATATCCTATCATTTGTCGAGTAAATAACATTAAAAATTTCTATTTTATTCTATCACCGCAAACGCCCCTTCAAAAAATCAAGCCCCCCTTTTTAAGGGGGGCTGAGGGGATCTTGAAAGGAAGGTTTCGAGAAAACTTCCTATCGGTAATCTTGCCTTTGAATATCTCGTAAACGAGCTTCAGGACGCTTAAACCGATCCATTTGCGCTTCAAAAAACGCCCGATTTGCCAGTAGGTGTTCTGGATCTGGATCGTCTAAAGGATGAAGCGTTGCAGTGCGTAATGCTTGAATCACCGCAGAGGTGACGCAATACATGGAACGCTGAAAAGTGATACCTAATTGGATTAACATATCTTCTTCACCTCGACAGTGCTGGCGATAGTAATCCACAAGGTAAGGGGGGAGGAAATGCAGCATATCCTGCATTAAAAGTGTGGGTGGGATGCCGGCAGTCCCCACGGGAAACACATCAGCATAAAGAATCCCATAATGGAAATCTTTCTGATCTTCTGGGACTTGGTTAGCTTGAGCATTGTAAGACTTTGTACCCCGGAAAGGGGCAGTCCGGTAAAACACCGCTTCTACATAAGGTAATGCAGCTTCGTACAGCCAGATAAACCCTTTAGATTTGGGGATAATTTCGTACATTTCACCGCGAATATAAACGTGGTGATAAATCGGACGACCGGCAACGGCAAAAATTCCATTAACCAGAAAATTCATCGCTTCTGGAACGCTGGTAATCTTTCCTTCATCATAAAGGTCAGACATTTCAAAAAAAACCGGAGCCATCACTTCCCAGAACAAGCCTAAATTGCTGTAATAAGACAGTTGCCGCACTTGTTCAATAAACATTTCTGGGAACAGTTTATACAGCCCCAGCATCACCGGATTGCCTTTGAAATAAGCTTTAATTGCCCGATCTGCATTAGCTTTATATTCATCGGTATCGA
This genomic stretch from Microcoleus sp. FACHB-672 harbors:
- a CDS encoding phosphate ABC transporter permease, whose amino-acid sequence is MLIPITRKTFEQLIPAVATGAQYAYYSGKFPDFLKRLLISVVAVVVISLLGLALGNGGGGGLVFLLGITASLYWLWGPVAVASFRNVECRRYQYAGFWQGRVLDVYFTDDLIGQEETVNTRGDLVIVENRERRLNLEVGDKTGFSTQMQVPLRKEHEKIVKGQVALMLVMSNQPDLSRISKYSDIYIPNKNIWVSDYPYLRRDEFIDISRQLREAKRKRQSGTRDRD
- a CDS encoding precorrin-8X methylmutase; its protein translation is MEWHISDAQSLGIIDREIGDHVFSPAEYEIVRRVIYATADFEYKSLIGFSEQALQAGAAALAARTTIVVDVPMVQVGIAPLIQTTFANPVYCSMEAITRPQKERTRAAWGIETLARRYPEGIFVVGQAQTALTTLVELIEAEEIRPALVIGTPSGFVDVDVAKGRLNDSLVPHIRIEGRKGSAVVAVAIVNGLVDLAWQAYGQETNTAMS
- a CDS encoding TPM domain-containing protein — protein: MQIRFPQRLLISVTAFILALSVWAFAPAAYAYENPDLLPDTQTAVIDLAKSLTDNQEATLDKDLEQFEAETGWKLRVLTQYDRTPGRAVKKFWNLDNKSVLLVADPRGGNLLNFNVGDELYPLLPRTFWIELQTRFGNQFFVREEGEDQAILQSLASIETCLRQGGCRVVPGLPREQWILTLITSVLGGIICGFAAQPRDGKVFAWQWALIFSPLWGILFIAFGIGPVITRTSEWLPLFRNIIGFVLGALVAYLTPMLRQSSANSET
- a CDS encoding DUF2809 domain-containing protein, yielding MSDAQRFRTYRTVILILSLLMVPLGLATKVYQGPFSGWVYDYAGDVVYEAFWILVGVFIWPKVLPMKVASAVFIITSGIEFLQLWQPAFLQAFRATTLGKLLLGTTFVWWDFPHYFIGCLLTWLAVRYLKSKLVPVREETTPTSR
- a CDS encoding 2-phosphosulfolactate phosphatase yields the protein MDINFDQSEYELRCEWGEQGVVKLAPVSDVVVIVDILSFSTCVDIATNNGAIIFPYRWKDKSAVDYALSVNAELASFNRKLKESYSLSPVSLIDIPAGTKLVLPSPNGATLTLNTGSTTTLAGCLRNSKAIAQFAMAHGTRIAIVPAGERWPDGSLRPALEDLIGAGAILNFLDGQLSPEAEAAVAVFRRWEDDLLTALRRCSSGKELTVRGFPQDIELAAAFNVSNSVPLFTHNAYVKRLA
- a CDS encoding CO2 hydration protein, with amino-acid sequence MVQTPPQQATKLPPSQHEFANIIHRLEAGGAMLPDTPENLMQIIGIYKAYAVPMDFYWRDLLYIAERVFLDPFPFFKYFLPKEYLELHNHYAGDDADLRVWRGEATAHPELLEFMEKGEIKTKMPRLFRHLLHDRVNMEFAEACMRAMFWHRDMGGKFDPYLDTDEYKANADRAIKAYFKGNPVMLGLYKLFPEMFIEQVRQLSYYSNLGLFWEVMAPVFFEMSDLYDEGKITSVPEAMNFLVNGIFAVAGRPIYHHVYIRGEMYEIIPKSKGFIWLYEAALPYVEAVFYRTAPFRGTKSYNAQANQVPEDQKDFHYGILYADVFPVGTAGIPPTLLMQDMLHFLPPYLVDYYRQHCRGEEDMLIQLGITFQRSMYCVTSAVIQALRTATLHPLDDPDPEHLLANRAFFEAQMDRFKRPEARLRDIQRQDYR